The following coding sequences lie in one Miscanthus floridulus cultivar M001 chromosome 9, ASM1932011v1, whole genome shotgun sequence genomic window:
- the LOC136480931 gene encoding probable E3 ubiquitin-protein ligase ARI7: protein MGDADYDDGSDDCGGYEYDEDKVDGEDDYAFEDTCDYDEVETTEVNADDGEEKEQRYVVLTEDAVRARQEAKTAKVAEILSIPPGFAAVLLRHFKWSAGRVQEEWFSDDGRVRAAAGLPADGGVPVPTAVSRAELPCAICFVEHPAGEMRSAGCAHYYCGECWRAYIRAAVDDGARCLSLRCPDLSCPAAVVQELVDVAADAKDRERYARFTLRSFVDEGSGVGGGRIKWCRGAGSTRAVEFLGAAGDAADVLCASRHGFCWSCGEEAHRPVSCDTVRAWLDKNASYTETSNWVLANTKHCPRCRLPIEKNQGCMHMTCPPPCAHEFCWVCLDPWDDHTGCGGFRQEENAASDGGIGGQEERTTRRRRQSQSQAAMDMDRYVYHYERWAANYSSLENVFKDMAELESSGVKRIAAVAGQPAASFAFLGKAYEQIAHGRRVLKWAYAYGYCLDPARDAAKRGLFEDLLDQANSWLERLHDAAELERRELFCSDAEPAVVRDLLKYYKDKVESYTAATRTLLRNLVKAFETTDLPEFKSLN, encoded by the coding sequence ATGGGGGATGCTGACTACGATGACGGCAGCGACGACTGCGGAGGGTACGAGTACGACGAAGACAAGGTCGACGGCGAGGACGACTACGCGTTCGAGGACACCTGCGACTACGACGAGGTAGAAACCACGGAAGTGAACGCCGACGACGGCGAGGAGAAGGAGCAGAGGTACGTCGTCCTCACCGAGGACGCTGTCCGCGCTCGGCAGGAGGCGAAGACGGCCAAGGTCGCCGAGATCCTGTCCATCCCTCCGGGCTTCGCGGCCGTCCTGCTGCGCCACTTCAAGTGGAGCGCCGGGAGGGTCCAGGAGGAGTGGTTCTCGGACGACGGCCGCGTCCGGGCCGCGGCCGGCCTGCCGGCGGACGGCGGCGTCCCCGTGCCGACGGCGGTCAGCCGGGCCGAGTTGCCCTGCGCCATCTGCTTCGTGGAGCACCCCGCCGGGGAGATGAGGTCGGCGGGGTGCGCCCACTACTACTGCGGCGAGTGCTGGCGCGCCTACATCCGcgcggcggtggacgacggcgcgCGGTGCCTGTCGCTGCGGTGCCCGGACCTGTCCTgccccgccgccgtcgtccaGGAGCTCGTCGACGTGGCCGCCGACGCCAAAGACAGGGAGCGGTACGCGCGGTTCACGCTCCGGTCGTTCGTGGACGAGGGCAGCGGCGTTGGCGGTGGGCGGATCAAGTGGTGCCGTGGCGCTGGGAGCACGCGCGCCGTGGAGTTCCTCGGCGCCGCGGGGGACGCGGCGGACGTGCTCTGCGCGAGCAGGCACGGCTTCTGCTGGAGCTGCGGCGAGGAGGCGCACCGGCCCGTGTCGTGCGACACGGTGCGCGCGTGGCTGGACAAGAACGCCTCCTACACGGAGACGTCCAACTGGGTGCTGGCAAACACGAAGCACTGCCCCAGGTGCCGGCTGCCCATCGAGAAGAACCAGGGATGCATGCACATGACGTGCCCTCCCCCGTGCGCCCACGAGTTCTGCTGGGTCTGCCTCGACCCCTGGGACGACCACACCGGCTGCGGAGGCTTCCGGCAGGAAGAGAACGCCGCCTCCGACGGCGGCATTGGCGGGCAGGAGGAACGGacgacgaggcggcggcggcagagccAGAGCCAGGCGGCCATGGACATGGACAGGTACGTGTACCACTACGAGCGGTGGGCGGCCAACTACTCGTCGCTGGAGAACGTGTTCAAGGACATGGCCGAGCTGGAGAGCTCCGGGGTCAAGAGGATCGCGGCCGTGGCGGGGCAGCCGGCGGCGAGCTTCGCGTTCCTGGGCAAGGCGTACGAGCAGATCGCCCACGGCCGGCGGGTGCTCAAGTGGGCGTACGCGTACGGCTACTGCCTGGACCCGGCGCGCGACGCCGCCAAGCGCGGCCTGTTCGAGGACCTGCTGGACCAGGCCAACTCGTGGCTGGAGCGCCTGCACGACGCGGCCGAGCTGGAGAGGAGGGAGCTCTTCTGCTCCGACGCCGAGCCCGCCGTCGTCAGAGACCTGCTCAAGTACTACAAGGACAAGGTCGAGAGCTACACGGCGGCGACGCGGACGTTATTGAGGAACCTCGTCAAAGCGTTCGAGACCACGGACCTGCCGGAGTTCAAGTCACTGAACTAG